One part of the Arabidopsis thaliana chromosome 4, partial sequence genome encodes these proteins:
- a CDS encoding Peptidase M50 family protein: MEISGRRMRRFRMRFRRDHLTGGENIENEASCCYCDLKISNFNEPIFRLGRRFSGVLKVWFSIGLGFGVASLILVTVFLLLQFHSNPLFSNRLTSAVFGFSPSTRVSLSGIAYVLVSTVITVSVHELGHALAAASEGIQMEYIAVFIAAIFPGGLVAFDNDVLQSLPSFNALRIYCAGIWHNAVFCALCVFALFLLPVMLSPFYKHGESLTVVDVPSVSPLFGYLSPGDVIVSLDGIQVHKPSEWLELAAILDKENSKTSNGSLYLGGSRRFHHGKGYCVPISLIEEGYKGKMVENQFVCPGDLTAFRTMPCSNAAIREVSVCLDAKDIVKLQKCGDGWVTTSDTDNQSDCVCPQGDLCLQAMQSPGVLWTEITYKRTSSQDCSRLGLDFNTSNCLGTFVFVGDLIAMSHSVHLTAYQPRWLFNFFGKSFPNILERSLTCTFHVSLALVLLNSLPVSSTSNPTPNLIKISCLYDLNSICFC, from the exons ATGGAAATTTCAGGACGGCGAATGAGAAGATTCAGGATGAGATTCCGAAGAGATCACCTCACCGGCGGCGAGAACATTGAAAACGAAGCCTCGTGTTGCTATTGTGACCTCAAAATCTCGAATTTCAACGAACCCATCTTCCGTTTAGGACGACGATTCTCCGGAGTTTTGAAAGTCTGGTTCTCAATCGGACTAGGATTCGGCGTCGCTTCTCTGATCCTCGTCACcgtcttccttctccttcagTTTCACTCTAACCCTTTATTCTCCAATCGTCTCACTTCCGCCGTATTTGGATTCTCTCCTTCCACG CGTGTATCATTATCAGGCATTGCCTATGTACTTGTCTCCACTGTCATTACAGTTTCAGTTCATGAACTTGGTCACGCTCTTGCTGCTGCTAG TGAAGGAATACAGATGGAATACATTGCCGTTTTCATTGCAGCTATCTTTCCGGGTGGTCTTGTAGCTTTTGATAATGATGTCTTGCAATCACTTCCAAGCTTTAATGCTCTTCGTATTTACTGTGCCGGTATTTGGCATAATGCAGTG TTCTGTGCACTCTGTGTGTTCGCTTTGTTTCTCTTGCCTGTTATGTTGTCACCTTTCTACAAACACGGTGAAAGCCTCACG GTTGTGGATGTGCCTTCTGTGTCGCCATTGTTTGGTTACTTGTCTCCTGGAGATGTTATTGTGTCGTTGGATGGCATACAAGTCCACAAACCTAGTGAATGGCTTGAATTGGCAGCAATTTTGGATAAGGAAAATAGTAAAACATCGAATGGTTCCTTGTACCTTGGAGGTTCAAGGAGATTTCATCACGGGAAGGGTTACTGTGTCCCTATCTCTCTGATTGAAGAAGGGTACAAAGGGAAAATGGTTGAGAACCAATTTGTTTGTCCCGGTGATCTCACTGCATTTCGAACAATGCCATGCTCAAATGCAGCCATAAGAGAGGTATCTGTTTGTTTGGATGCAAAGGATATCGTCAAGCTTCAAAAATGTGGTGATGGATGGGTGACAACATCAGACACCGATAACCAAAGTGACTGCGTATGTCCACAG GGTGACTTGTGCTTACAAGCAATGCAATCTCCAGGCGTATTGTGGACAGAGATCACTTATAAAAGAACCTCGTCACAGGATTGCTCTAGACTTGGTCTGGATTTCAATACCTCAAATTGTCTTGGCACGTTTGTTTTTGTCGGTGATCTGATTGCCATGTCACATTCAGTTCATTTAACCGCATATCAACCTCGTTGGCTATTTAACTTCTTTGGAAAGTCCTTCCCGAATATCCTAGAAAGAAGCTTGACTTGCACATTCCATGTCTCTCTTGCACTAGTTCTTCTGAACAGCTTACCCGTAAGTTCTACATCCAATCCCACACCAAATCTCATAAAAATATCTTGTCTGTATGATCTTAATAGCATTTGTTTCTGCTAG
- a CDS encoding CTP synthase family protein, which translates to MSPIEHGEVYVLDDGGEVDLDLGNYERFMDIKLTSENNITTGKVYKHVLEKERRGDYLGKTVQVVPHITDAIQKWIERAARIPVDGQSGPADVCVIELGGTIGDIESMPFIEALGQFSYRVGTDNFCLIHVSLVPVLNVVGEQKTKPTQHSVRDLRGLGLSPNILACRSTKPLEDNVKAKLSQFCHVPMENVVTLYDCPNIWHIPLLLKEQKAHEAIFRVLNLEGVAKEPALEEWSLMAKMTDKLHVPVRIAVVGKYTELLDSYLSIHKALLHASVARRKKLIIDWISASDLEQGAKKENPDAYKAAWKLLKGADGVLVPGGFGSRGVEGKMLAAKYARENRIPYLGICLGMQLAVIEYARTILGLADANSTELDPNTKNPCVIFMPEGSKTHMGGTMRLGSRRTYFHSKDSKSARLYGNKSFVDERHRHRYEVNPAMVPRFESSGLTFTGKDETGQRMEIIELPNHPFYVGAQFHPEYKSRPGKPSPLFLGLIGAASGELDTVLLQSYQETVVPRSLPNGKLERVYWKGAAKKPVSVVYSLCDRVYS; encoded by the exons ATGTCACCTATTGAACATGGTGAAGTTTACGTCTTGGATGATGGTGGCGAG GTTGATCTGGATCTTGGGAACTATGAGAGGTTCATGGATATTAAGCTGACTAGTGAAAACAACATAACTACTGGAAAAGTTTATAAG CATGTGcttgagaaagagaggagaggAGATTATCTTGGGAAGACTGTTCAG GTTGTTCCTCATATTACTGATGCTATTCAAAAATGGATTGAGCGTGCAGCTAGGATTCCAGTGGATGGACAGTCAGGTCCAGCTGATGTTTGTGTCATAGAACTTGGAGGAACTATAG GAGATATAGAGTCCATGCCTTTTATTGAAGCTCTTGGGCAGTTCTCATATCGCGTGG GCACTGACAATTTTTGCTTGATCCATGTCAGTCTTGTGCCTGTATTGAATGTTGTTGGTGAACAG AAGACTAAACCAACTCAACATAGCGTTAGAGACTTAAGAGGCCTTGGCTTGAGCCCTAATATCTTGGCTTGCCGGAGCACAAAG CCACTTGAAGATAATGTGAAGGCCAAACTCTCTCAGTTTTGCCATGTCCCG ATGGAAAACGTTGTCACTCTCTACGATTGTCCCAACATTTGGCACATACCATTGCTTCTCAAA GAACAAAAGGCACACGAGGCTATTTTCCGTGTCTTGAACCTTGAAGG AGTTGCAAAGGAGCCTGCATTAGAGGAATGGTCTTTGATGGCTAAAATGACCGACAAATTGCATGTTCCG GTAAGAATTGCTGTGGTTGGGAAATACACTGAGCTCTTGGATTCGTATCTTTCCATTCACAAG GCTCTCTTGCACGCTTCTGTGGCTAGGCGCAAGAAACTTATCATAGATTGGATTTCAGCTAGTGATCTTGAGCAAGGTGCAAAAAAGGAG AATCCGGATGCATATAAGGCCGCCTGGAAGTTACTCAAG GGTGCTGATGGCGTTCTTGTGCCGGGAGGTTTTGGCAGTAGAGGTGTAGAAGGAAAGATGCTGGCAGCGAAATACGCCAGAGAAAACAGAATTCCATACCTTGGTATCTGTCTAGGTATGCAACTCGCTGTGATCGAGTATGCAAGAACCATACTCGGTTTGGCAGATGCAAATAGCACTGAACTTGATCCCAACACCAAAAACCCCTGTGTTATTTTCATGCCTGAG GGGTCGAAAACGCATATGGGAGGCACTATGAGGTTAGGCTCAAGAAGAACTTATTTTCATTCTAAGGACTCCAAATCAGCAAGACT ATATGGGAACAAAAGTTTTGTAGATGAAAGACACCGACACAGATATGAG GTGAATCCAGCCATGGTTCCACGTTTTGAGAGCTCTGGACTCACATTCACAGGAAAAGACGAGACAGGGCAGCGAATGGAG ATCATTGAACTGCCTAACCATCCGTTTTACGTCGGAGCTCAGTTCCATCCCGAGTACAAATCAAGACCCGGAAAACcatctcctctgtttctag GACTAATTGGAGCAGCTAGTGGAGAACTAGACACTGTTCTGCTACAAAGCTACCAAGAAACCGTCGTTCCACGTTCTCTACCCAACGGAAAACTAGAGAGAGTTTACTGGAAAGGTGCAGCGAAGAAGCCAGTCAGTGTTGTGTACAGTTTATGTGATCGTGTCTACTCGTGA
- a CDS encoding Peptidase M50 family protein (Peptidase M50 family protein; FUNCTIONS IN: metalloendopeptidase activity; INVOLVED IN: proteolysis; LOCATED IN: membrane; EXPRESSED IN: 21 plant structures; EXPRESSED DURING: 12 growth stages; CONTAINS InterPro DOMAIN/s: Peptidase M50, mammalian sterol-regulatory element binding protein (InterPro:IPR001193), Peptidase M50 (InterPro:IPR008915); Has 349 Blast hits to 349 proteins in 137 species: Archae - 138; Bacteria - 13; Metazoa - 102; Fungi - 6; Plants - 62; Viruses - 0; Other Eukaryotes - 28 (source: NCBI BLink).): MEISGRRMRRFRMRFRRDHLTGGENIENEASCCYCDLKISNFNEPIFRLGRRFSGVLKVWFSIGLGFGVASLILVTVFLLLQFHSNPLFSNRLTSAVFGFSPSTRVSLSGIAYVLVSTVITVSVHELGHALAAASEGIQMEYIAVFIAAIFPGGLVAFDNDVLQSLPSFNALRIYCAGIWHNAVFCALCVFALFLLPVMLSPFYKHGESLTVVDVPSVSPLFGYLSPGDVIVSLDGIQVHKPSEWLELAAILDKENSKTSNGSLYLGGSRRFHHGKGYCVPISLIEEGYKGKMVENQFVCPGDLTAFRTMPCSNAAIREVSVCLDAKDIVKLQKCGDGWVTTSDTDNQSDCVCPQQCNLQAYCGQRSLIKEPRHRIALDLVWISIPQIVLARLFLSVI, translated from the exons ATGGAAATTTCAGGACGGCGAATGAGAAGATTCAGGATGAGATTCCGAAGAGATCACCTCACCGGCGGCGAGAACATTGAAAACGAAGCCTCGTGTTGCTATTGTGACCTCAAAATCTCGAATTTCAACGAACCCATCTTCCGTTTAGGACGACGATTCTCCGGAGTTTTGAAAGTCTGGTTCTCAATCGGACTAGGATTCGGCGTCGCTTCTCTGATCCTCGTCACcgtcttccttctccttcagTTTCACTCTAACCCTTTATTCTCCAATCGTCTCACTTCCGCCGTATTTGGATTCTCTCCTTCCACG CGTGTATCATTATCAGGCATTGCCTATGTACTTGTCTCCACTGTCATTACAGTTTCAGTTCATGAACTTGGTCACGCTCTTGCTGCTGCTAG TGAAGGAATACAGATGGAATACATTGCCGTTTTCATTGCAGCTATCTTTCCGGGTGGTCTTGTAGCTTTTGATAATGATGTCTTGCAATCACTTCCAAGCTTTAATGCTCTTCGTATTTACTGTGCCGGTATTTGGCATAATGCAGTG TTCTGTGCACTCTGTGTGTTCGCTTTGTTTCTCTTGCCTGTTATGTTGTCACCTTTCTACAAACACGGTGAAAGCCTCACG GTTGTGGATGTGCCTTCTGTGTCGCCATTGTTTGGTTACTTGTCTCCTGGAGATGTTATTGTGTCGTTGGATGGCATACAAGTCCACAAACCTAGTGAATGGCTTGAATTGGCAGCAATTTTGGATAAGGAAAATAGTAAAACATCGAATGGTTCCTTGTACCTTGGAGGTTCAAGGAGATTTCATCACGGGAAGGGTTACTGTGTCCCTATCTCTCTGATTGAAGAAGGGTACAAAGGGAAAATGGTTGAGAACCAATTTGTTTGTCCCGGTGATCTCACTGCATTTCGAACAATGCCATGCTCAAATGCAGCCATAAGAGAGGTATCTGTTTGTTTGGATGCAAAGGATATCGTCAAGCTTCAAAAATGTGGTGATGGATGGGTGACAACATCAGACACCGATAACCAAAGTGACTGCGTATGTCCACAG CAATGCAATCTCCAGGCGTATTGTGGACAGAGATCACTTATAAAAGAACCTCGTCACAGGATTGCTCTAGACTTGGTCTGGATTTCAATACCTCAAATTGTCTTGGCACGTTTGTTTTTGTCGGTGATCTGA
- a CDS encoding CTP synthase family protein → MKYVVVSGGVVSGLGKGVTASSIGLILKSCGFRVTAIKIDPYLNIDAGTMSPIEHGEVYVLDDGGEVDLDLGNYERFMDIKLTSENNITTGKVYKHVLEKERRGDYLGKTVQVVPHITDAIQKWIERAARIPVDGQSGPADVCVIELGGTIGDIESMPFIEALGQFSYRVGTDNFCLIHVSLVPVLNVVGEQKTKPTQHSVRDLRGLGLSPNILACRSTKPLEDNVKAKLSQFCHVPMENVVTLYDCPNIWHIPLLLKEQKAHEAIFRVLNLEGVAKEPALEEWSLMAKMTDKLHVPVRIAVVGKYTELLDSYLSIHKALLHASVARRKKLIIDWISASDLEQGAKKENPDAYKAAWKLLKGADGVLVPGGFGSRGVEGKMLAAKYARENRIPYLGICLGMQLAVIEYARTILGLADANSTELDPNTKNPCVIFMPEGSKTHMGGTMRLGSRRTYFHSKDSKSARLYGNKSFVDERHRHRYEVNPAMVPRFESSGLTFTGKDETGQRMEIIELPNHPFYVGAQFHPEYKSRPGKPSPLFLGLIGAASGELDTVLLQSYQETVVPRSLPNGKLERVYWKGAAKKPVSVVYSLCDRVYS, encoded by the exons atgaagtatGTGGTTGTTTCAGGAGGAGTAGTGAGTGGACTCGGCAAAGGAGTCACGGCAAGTAGCATCGGACTCATCCTCAAATCCTGTGGCTTCCGAGTCACCGCCATTAAAATCG ATCCTTACTTAAACATTGATGCTGGGACCATGTCACCTATTGAACATGGTGAAGTTTACGTCTTGGATGATGGTGGCGAG GTTGATCTGGATCTTGGGAACTATGAGAGGTTCATGGATATTAAGCTGACTAGTGAAAACAACATAACTACTGGAAAAGTTTATAAG CATGTGcttgagaaagagaggagaggAGATTATCTTGGGAAGACTGTTCAG GTTGTTCCTCATATTACTGATGCTATTCAAAAATGGATTGAGCGTGCAGCTAGGATTCCAGTGGATGGACAGTCAGGTCCAGCTGATGTTTGTGTCATAGAACTTGGAGGAACTATAG GAGATATAGAGTCCATGCCTTTTATTGAAGCTCTTGGGCAGTTCTCATATCGCGTGG GCACTGACAATTTTTGCTTGATCCATGTCAGTCTTGTGCCTGTATTGAATGTTGTTGGTGAACAG AAGACTAAACCAACTCAACATAGCGTTAGAGACTTAAGAGGCCTTGGCTTGAGCCCTAATATCTTGGCTTGCCGGAGCACAAAG CCACTTGAAGATAATGTGAAGGCCAAACTCTCTCAGTTTTGCCATGTCCCG ATGGAAAACGTTGTCACTCTCTACGATTGTCCCAACATTTGGCACATACCATTGCTTCTCAAA GAACAAAAGGCACACGAGGCTATTTTCCGTGTCTTGAACCTTGAAGG AGTTGCAAAGGAGCCTGCATTAGAGGAATGGTCTTTGATGGCTAAAATGACCGACAAATTGCATGTTCCG GTAAGAATTGCTGTGGTTGGGAAATACACTGAGCTCTTGGATTCGTATCTTTCCATTCACAAG GCTCTCTTGCACGCTTCTGTGGCTAGGCGCAAGAAACTTATCATAGATTGGATTTCAGCTAGTGATCTTGAGCAAGGTGCAAAAAAGGAG AATCCGGATGCATATAAGGCCGCCTGGAAGTTACTCAAG GGTGCTGATGGCGTTCTTGTGCCGGGAGGTTTTGGCAGTAGAGGTGTAGAAGGAAAGATGCTGGCAGCGAAATACGCCAGAGAAAACAGAATTCCATACCTTGGTATCTGTCTAGGTATGCAACTCGCTGTGATCGAGTATGCAAGAACCATACTCGGTTTGGCAGATGCAAATAGCACTGAACTTGATCCCAACACCAAAAACCCCTGTGTTATTTTCATGCCTGAG GGGTCGAAAACGCATATGGGAGGCACTATGAGGTTAGGCTCAAGAAGAACTTATTTTCATTCTAAGGACTCCAAATCAGCAAGACT ATATGGGAACAAAAGTTTTGTAGATGAAAGACACCGACACAGATATGAG GTGAATCCAGCCATGGTTCCACGTTTTGAGAGCTCTGGACTCACATTCACAGGAAAAGACGAGACAGGGCAGCGAATGGAG ATCATTGAACTGCCTAACCATCCGTTTTACGTCGGAGCTCAGTTCCATCCCGAGTACAAATCAAGACCCGGAAAACcatctcctctgtttctag GACTAATTGGAGCAGCTAGTGGAGAACTAGACACTGTTCTGCTACAAAGCTACCAAGAAACCGTCGTTCCACGTTCTCTACCCAACGGAAAACTAGAGAGAGTTTACTGGAAAGGTGCAGCGAAGAAGCCAGTCAGTGTTGTGTACAGTTTATGTGATCGTGTCTACTCGTGA
- a CDS encoding Peptidase M50 family protein, whose amino-acid sequence MYLSPLSLQFQFMNLVTLLLLLAIFPGGLVAFDNDVLQSLPSFNALRIYCAGIWHNAVFCALCVFALFLLPVMLSPFYKHGESLTVVDVPSVSPLFGYLSPGDVIVSLDGIQVHKPSEWLELAAILDKENSKTSNGSLYLGGSRRFHHGKGYCVPISLIEEGYKGKMVENQFVCPGDLTAFRTMPCSNAAIREVSVCLDAKDIVKLQKCGDGWVTTSDTDNQSDCVCPQGDLCLQAMQSPGVLWTEITYKRTSSQDCSRLGLDFNTSNCLGTFVFVGDLIAMSHSVHLTAYQPRWLFNFFGKSFPNILERSLTCTFHVSLALVLLNSLPVYYLDGESILESSLQSFTWLSPRKKKKALQVCLVGGSLLSFLAFFRIFLLGLPLSRRW is encoded by the exons ATGTACTTGTCTCCACTGTCATTACAGTTTCAGTTCATGAACTTGGTCACGCTCTTGCTGCTGCTAG CTATCTTTCCGGGTGGTCTTGTAGCTTTTGATAATGATGTCTTGCAATCACTTCCAAGCTTTAATGCTCTTCGTATTTACTGTGCCGGTATTTGGCATAATGCAGTG TTCTGTGCACTCTGTGTGTTCGCTTTGTTTCTCTTGCCTGTTATGTTGTCACCTTTCTACAAACACGGTGAAAGCCTCACG GTTGTGGATGTGCCTTCTGTGTCGCCATTGTTTGGTTACTTGTCTCCTGGAGATGTTATTGTGTCGTTGGATGGCATACAAGTCCACAAACCTAGTGAATGGCTTGAATTGGCAGCAATTTTGGATAAGGAAAATAGTAAAACATCGAATGGTTCCTTGTACCTTGGAGGTTCAAGGAGATTTCATCACGGGAAGGGTTACTGTGTCCCTATCTCTCTGATTGAAGAAGGGTACAAAGGGAAAATGGTTGAGAACCAATTTGTTTGTCCCGGTGATCTCACTGCATTTCGAACAATGCCATGCTCAAATGCAGCCATAAGAGAGGTATCTGTTTGTTTGGATGCAAAGGATATCGTCAAGCTTCAAAAATGTGGTGATGGATGGGTGACAACATCAGACACCGATAACCAAAGTGACTGCGTATGTCCACAG GGTGACTTGTGCTTACAAGCAATGCAATCTCCAGGCGTATTGTGGACAGAGATCACTTATAAAAGAACCTCGTCACAGGATTGCTCTAGACTTGGTCTGGATTTCAATACCTCAAATTGTCTTGGCACGTTTGTTTTTGTCGGTGATCTGATTGCCATGTCACATTCAGTTCATTTAACCGCATATCAACCTCGTTGGCTATTTAACTTCTTTGGAAAGTCCTTCCCGAATATCCTAGAAAGAAGCTTGACTTGCACATTCCATGTCTCTCTTGCACTAGTTCTTCTGAACAGCTTACCC GTGTATTACCTTGATGGTGAATCCATTTTAGAGTCAAGTCTCCAGTCTTTTACTTGGTTAAGcccaagaaagaagaagaaagctcttCAAGTTTGCCTTGTTGGTGGGAGTCTCCTCTCTTTCCTCGCCTTCTTCAGAATCTTCCTCCTCGGTTTACCTCTGAGCCGCCGATGGTAA
- a CDS encoding Peptidase M50 family protein, giving the protein MEISGRRMRRFRMRFRRDHLTGGENIENEASCCYCDLKISNFNEPIFRLGRRFSGVLKVWFSIGLGFGVASLILVTVFLLLQFHSNPLFSNRLTSAVFGFSPSTRVSLSGIAYVLVSTVITVSVHELGHALAAASEGIQMEYIAVFIAAIFPGGLVAFDNDVLQSLPSFNALRIYCAGIWHNAVFCALCVFALFLLPVMLSPFYKHGESLTVVDVPSVSPLFGYLSPGDVIVSLDGIQVHKPSEWLELAAILDKENSKTSNGSLYLGGSRRFHHGKGYCVPISLIEEGYKGKMVENQFVCPGDLTAFRTMPCSNAAIREVSVCLDAKDIVKLQKCGDGWVTTSDTDNQSDCVCPQVNIA; this is encoded by the exons ATGGAAATTTCAGGACGGCGAATGAGAAGATTCAGGATGAGATTCCGAAGAGATCACCTCACCGGCGGCGAGAACATTGAAAACGAAGCCTCGTGTTGCTATTGTGACCTCAAAATCTCGAATTTCAACGAACCCATCTTCCGTTTAGGACGACGATTCTCCGGAGTTTTGAAAGTCTGGTTCTCAATCGGACTAGGATTCGGCGTCGCTTCTCTGATCCTCGTCACcgtcttccttctccttcagTTTCACTCTAACCCTTTATTCTCCAATCGTCTCACTTCCGCCGTATTTGGATTCTCTCCTTCCACG CGTGTATCATTATCAGGCATTGCCTATGTACTTGTCTCCACTGTCATTACAGTTTCAGTTCATGAACTTGGTCACGCTCTTGCTGCTGCTAG TGAAGGAATACAGATGGAATACATTGCCGTTTTCATTGCAGCTATCTTTCCGGGTGGTCTTGTAGCTTTTGATAATGATGTCTTGCAATCACTTCCAAGCTTTAATGCTCTTCGTATTTACTGTGCCGGTATTTGGCATAATGCAGTG TTCTGTGCACTCTGTGTGTTCGCTTTGTTTCTCTTGCCTGTTATGTTGTCACCTTTCTACAAACACGGTGAAAGCCTCACG GTTGTGGATGTGCCTTCTGTGTCGCCATTGTTTGGTTACTTGTCTCCTGGAGATGTTATTGTGTCGTTGGATGGCATACAAGTCCACAAACCTAGTGAATGGCTTGAATTGGCAGCAATTTTGGATAAGGAAAATAGTAAAACATCGAATGGTTCCTTGTACCTTGGAGGTTCAAGGAGATTTCATCACGGGAAGGGTTACTGTGTCCCTATCTCTCTGATTGAAGAAGGGTACAAAGGGAAAATGGTTGAGAACCAATTTGTTTGTCCCGGTGATCTCACTGCATTTCGAACAATGCCATGCTCAAATGCAGCCATAAGAGAGGTATCTGTTTGTTTGGATGCAAAGGATATCGTCAAGCTTCAAAAATGTGGTGATGGATGGGTGACAACATCAGACACCGATAACCAAAGTGACTGCGTATGTCCACAGGTGAATATTGCTTGA
- a CDS encoding Peptidase M50 family protein (Peptidase M50 family protein; FUNCTIONS IN: metalloendopeptidase activity; INVOLVED IN: proteolysis; LOCATED IN: endomembrane system; EXPRESSED IN: 21 plant structures; EXPRESSED DURING: 12 growth stages; CONTAINS InterPro DOMAIN/s: Peptidase M50 (InterPro:IPR008915); Has 156 Blast hits to 154 proteins in 70 species: Archae - 19; Bacteria - 0; Metazoa - 104; Fungi - 2; Plants - 26; Viruses - 0; Other Eukaryotes - 5 (source: NCBI BLink).) → MEYIAVFIAAIFPGGLVAFDNDVLQSLPSFNALRIYCAGIWHNAVFCALCVFALFLLPVMLSPFYKHGESLTVVDVPSVSPLFGYLSPGDVIVSLDGIQVHKPSEWLELAAILDKENSKTSNGSLYLGGSRRFHHGKGYCVPISLIEEGYKGKMVENQFVCPGDLTAFRTMPCSNAAIREVSVCLDAKDIVKLQKCGDGWVTTSDTDNQSDCVCPQGDLCLQAMQSPGVLWTEITYKRTSSQDCSRLGLDFNTSNCLGTFVFVGDLIAMSHSVHLTAYQPRWLFNFFGKSFPNILERSLTCTFHVSLALVLLNSLPVYYLDGESILESSLQSFTWLSPRKKKKALQVCLVGGSLLSFLAFFRIFLLGLPLSRRW, encoded by the exons ATGGAATACATTGCCGTTTTCATTGCAGCTATCTTTCCGGGTGGTCTTGTAGCTTTTGATAATGATGTCTTGCAATCACTTCCAAGCTTTAATGCTCTTCGTATTTACTGTGCCGGTATTTGGCATAATGCAGTG TTCTGTGCACTCTGTGTGTTCGCTTTGTTTCTCTTGCCTGTTATGTTGTCACCTTTCTACAAACACGGTGAAAGCCTCACG GTTGTGGATGTGCCTTCTGTGTCGCCATTGTTTGGTTACTTGTCTCCTGGAGATGTTATTGTGTCGTTGGATGGCATACAAGTCCACAAACCTAGTGAATGGCTTGAATTGGCAGCAATTTTGGATAAGGAAAATAGTAAAACATCGAATGGTTCCTTGTACCTTGGAGGTTCAAGGAGATTTCATCACGGGAAGGGTTACTGTGTCCCTATCTCTCTGATTGAAGAAGGGTACAAAGGGAAAATGGTTGAGAACCAATTTGTTTGTCCCGGTGATCTCACTGCATTTCGAACAATGCCATGCTCAAATGCAGCCATAAGAGAGGTATCTGTTTGTTTGGATGCAAAGGATATCGTCAAGCTTCAAAAATGTGGTGATGGATGGGTGACAACATCAGACACCGATAACCAAAGTGACTGCGTATGTCCACAG GGTGACTTGTGCTTACAAGCAATGCAATCTCCAGGCGTATTGTGGACAGAGATCACTTATAAAAGAACCTCGTCACAGGATTGCTCTAGACTTGGTCTGGATTTCAATACCTCAAATTGTCTTGGCACGTTTGTTTTTGTCGGTGATCTGATTGCCATGTCACATTCAGTTCATTTAACCGCATATCAACCTCGTTGGCTATTTAACTTCTTTGGAAAGTCCTTCCCGAATATCCTAGAAAGAAGCTTGACTTGCACATTCCATGTCTCTCTTGCACTAGTTCTTCTGAACAGCTTACCC GTGTATTACCTTGATGGTGAATCCATTTTAGAGTCAAGTCTCCAGTCTTTTACTTGGTTAAGcccaagaaagaagaagaaagctcttCAAGTTTGCCTTGTTGGTGGGAGTCTCCTCTCTTTCCTCGCCTTCTTCAGAATCTTCCTCCTCGGTTTACCTCTGAGCCGCCGATGGTAA